The DNA segment ATTGAAGAGATCCTCGGTGAAGAAGGGCTGGCGCGCGCTGTTGTAGTTGCTGCGCCTGCGGATTCATCGCCACTGATGCGCCTAAAAGGTTGCGAAACATCATTAGCGTTAGCGGAATACTTCCGCGACCAAGGCTTGAATGTATTATTACTGATGGATTCATTGACCCGTTTTGCACAAGCGCAACGTGAAATTGCTCTCGCGGTGGGTGAACCACCGGCAACGAAAGGTTATCCGCCATCGGTATTTGCAAAATTACCTCAGCTGGTGGAGCGAGCGGGTAACGGTAGTGACGAACAAGGCTCGATTACAGCGTTCTTCACGGTATTAACCGAAGGTGATGACTTACAAGATCCGATTGCGGATGCGGCGCGGGCGATCCTCGATGGTCATATCGTATTGTCTCGCGAGTTAACGGATGCGGGACACTATCCGGCGATTGATATTGAAAAGTCGATTAGTCGTGTCATGCCAATGGTGACGACTGATTCCCATCAAGCTGCGGCTCGCGGATTCAAACAAGCTTACTCGTTATACCAGCAGAACAAAGACTTGGTTGCCATTGGCGCTTATAGCAAAGGTTCGGATGCAAAAATTGATAGAGCAATTCGCTTAAAACCAGCGATGGATCAATTTTTACAACAAGGCATGAAAGAAGTTATTCCATTTTCAAAATGTGAAGAAATGCTTGCTGCCATCGCACCGCATCTCGGTGTGGAAACCTCAAATGATACAGTGTCAACATAATGGCTAATACTGCCTTACAACGGGTTTATGAGCAACTTGAAAGGCAAGAAAAAGACGCCGCGAGAGCCTATGCACTGATCCAACAAGATGCTGAGCGTTATCATAGCCAAATGCAGCAATTAAGTGATTACCGTAAACAATATTTACAGCAATTTACGGAACGTGGGGAAGAAGGTATCTCAGGTAGTAGTTATGCACATTATCATAATTTTATG comes from the Moritella yayanosii genome and includes:
- the fliI gene encoding flagellar protein export ATPase FliI translates to MTELLSRLQQLKTDSLASKPTVAGKLTRVVGLTLETVGCRAAIGSLCSVETDNGLMDAEVVGFDGDKLFLMPSEQVTGIIPGAKVTPLNETQGIQVGMELLGRVLDGVGKPIDGKGEIITGQTISFTAKRINPLARKKISKPLDVGVKAINAMLTVGQGQRMGLFAGSGVGKSVLLGMMTRGSTADVVIVGLIGERGREVKEFIEEILGEEGLARAVVVAAPADSSPLMRLKGCETSLALAEYFRDQGLNVLLLMDSLTRFAQAQREIALAVGEPPATKGYPPSVFAKLPQLVERAGNGSDEQGSITAFFTVLTEGDDLQDPIADAARAILDGHIVLSRELTDAGHYPAIDIEKSISRVMPMVTTDSHQAAARGFKQAYSLYQQNKDLVAIGAYSKGSDAKIDRAIRLKPAMDQFLQQGMKEVIPFSKCEEMLAAIAPHLGVETSNDTVST